One Cellulomonas soli DNA window includes the following coding sequences:
- a CDS encoding branched-chain amino acid ABC transporter permease, which produces MRSVATLDRTTPRRRRAVLAAAAALLALACTLTVLLAPPAHAATTTCTADGSTGCINGTIRTAAGDPAVGVRLDVAGAGTTTSATSDAEGRWSAAVTAAGEYTVTLDVTTLPAGEELRDPAGNPRTVTVSLGASAGALFPLGAPTADATSPTAGATDAPTDAPGDTSAPAETGTSVSWTRVWQQASNGLVFGVLLALASVGLSLIYGTTGLSNFAHGEQVTLGGILAYIGCQTLGLPLVVSGVLAVALGAASGWLQDAGLWHKLRKRRVGATQQMIVTIGLSMALQYTFQFFFGAGALRIVTANPVTVTIGSVRISQTSLWSLLIAVVVLAAVAYFLLGTRVGRATRAVSDNPALAAASGISVEGIIRLVWTIGAGLAALGGVLMGLYLNATGWNMGGALLLLMFAAVTLGGLGQAFGALAGSIVIGLVVEMSNLVIPSDMRYAGALLILILVLLFRPQGILGRAERIG; this is translated from the coding sequence GTGCGATCTGTCGCCACCCTGGACCGCACGACCCCCCGGCGACGCCGCGCGGTCCTGGCGGCAGCCGCTGCGCTGCTCGCCCTCGCGTGCACGCTGACGGTCCTGCTCGCTCCCCCGGCGCACGCCGCCACGACCACCTGCACGGCCGACGGGTCCACCGGTTGCATCAACGGCACGATCCGGACGGCGGCGGGAGACCCTGCGGTCGGGGTCCGCCTCGACGTGGCCGGTGCCGGCACGACGACGAGCGCCACGTCGGACGCCGAGGGCCGCTGGTCGGCCGCGGTGACCGCGGCCGGTGAGTACACGGTCACGCTGGACGTCACGACACTCCCCGCGGGCGAGGAGCTGCGCGACCCGGCAGGCAACCCGCGGACGGTCACGGTGAGCCTCGGCGCCTCGGCGGGGGCGCTGTTCCCGCTGGGCGCACCGACGGCTGACGCGACCTCCCCCACGGCGGGTGCCACCGACGCACCGACGGACGCGCCCGGCGACACCTCCGCGCCTGCCGAGACCGGGACCTCGGTGTCCTGGACCCGCGTGTGGCAGCAGGCGTCGAACGGGCTCGTGTTCGGCGTGCTGCTCGCCCTGGCCTCGGTCGGGCTCTCGCTCATCTACGGCACCACCGGGCTGAGCAACTTCGCGCACGGCGAGCAGGTCACGCTCGGCGGGATCCTGGCCTACATCGGCTGCCAGACGCTCGGGCTGCCGCTCGTCGTCTCGGGCGTGCTCGCGGTGGCGCTCGGTGCGGCGAGCGGCTGGCTGCAGGACGCCGGGCTCTGGCACAAGCTGCGCAAGCGGCGCGTCGGGGCCACCCAGCAGATGATCGTGACGATCGGCCTGTCGATGGCCCTGCAGTACACGTTCCAGTTCTTCTTCGGCGCCGGGGCGCTGCGCATCGTCACCGCCAACCCGGTGACGGTCACGATCGGTTCGGTGCGGATCAGCCAGACGTCGCTGTGGTCGCTGCTGATCGCGGTCGTCGTGCTCGCCGCGGTGGCCTACTTCCTGCTCGGCACCCGGGTCGGGCGGGCCACCCGCGCCGTGTCGGACAACCCGGCGCTCGCCGCCGCGTCCGGCATCAGCGTCGAGGGCATCATCCGGCTCGTCTGGACGATCGGGGCCGGGCTCGCGGCGCTCGGCGGCGTCCTCATGGGCCTCTACCTCAACGCCACGGGCTGGAACATGGGCGGGGCGCTGCTGCTGCTCATGTTCGCCGCGGTGACGCTCGGCGGCCTCGGTCAGGCGTTCGGGGCCCTCGCCGGCTCGATCGTCATCGGTCTCGTCGTCGAGATGTCCAACCTCGTCATCCCCAGCGACATGCGGTACGCCGGTGCGCTGCTCATCCTCATCCTCGTGCTGCTCTTCCGACCCCAGGGGATCCTGGGTCGGGCCGAGCGGATCGGCTAA
- a CDS encoding site-specific integrase, with translation MNTAVRLCYRADNPCAAVRLPRNQRAGDDMVVLEPEDLDLILDNLLEHYRPFIITLVGTGMRFGEATALHVEDLSLDAHPPTIRINKAWKQDGNRQPFIGAPKSARSRRTISLSPDLADMLRKLTAGRRGTDLVFVNAAGRPIRNNTFWATHWTQAIAKAQNPVDADGVPDPDARRLMKRPRIHDLRHTHASWMLAEGMDMFTLSRRLGHETYATTDSRYSRLMPAQQLVAASVAAAALSRLRPRHPL, from the coding sequence ATGAACACCGCCGTCCGCCTCTGCTACCGGGCGGACAACCCGTGCGCCGCGGTCCGACTCCCCCGCAACCAACGCGCCGGCGACGACATGGTCGTCCTCGAGCCGGAAGACCTCGACCTCATCCTGGACAACCTGCTCGAGCACTACCGCCCGTTCATCATCACGCTCGTCGGCACCGGCATGCGCTTCGGCGAGGCGACCGCCCTGCACGTCGAAGACCTCTCCCTCGACGCCCACCCGCCGACCATCCGCATCAACAAGGCGTGGAAGCAGGACGGCAACCGGCAACCGTTCATCGGAGCCCCGAAGTCGGCGCGCTCCCGCCGGACCATCTCCCTGTCCCCCGACCTCGCCGACATGCTCCGCAAGCTGACCGCCGGTCGACGCGGAACCGACCTGGTCTTCGTCAACGCCGCCGGGCGACCGATCCGCAACAACACCTTCTGGGCGACGCACTGGACACAGGCGATCGCCAAGGCGCAGAACCCGGTGGACGCGGACGGCGTGCCCGACCCCGACGCGCGCCGACTGATGAAGCGGCCACGGATCCACGACCTGCGGCACACCCACGCGAGCTGGATGCTCGCCGAGGGGATGGACATGTTCACGCTGTCGCGGCGGCTGGGGCACGAGACCTACGCGACGACTGACTCGCGGTATAGCCGCCTGATGCCGGCCCAACAGCTCGTGGCGGCGAGCGTGGCGGCGGCGGCTCTCAGTCGCCTCAGGCCTCGACATCCACTTTAG
- a CDS encoding ABC transporter ATP-binding protein, with product MSAEPTPTPTRGAATTTNGRDRVKADLAFVEHRPGVPKPDAIVVADDVTRHFGGMTAVDVEHLEVQRGAITALIGPNGAGKTTLFNLLTGFDKPSTGRWTFEERSLSGVPAAKVARSGMVRTFQLTKALSRMTVIENMRLGATGQPGENIVKALVPPLWRAREREITEQAEELLARFKLDTKRDDYAGSLSGGQRKLLEMARALMSKPTMVMLDEPMAGVNPALTQSLLGHIQALRDDGTTVLFVEHDMHMVRHISDWVVVMAEGRIVAEGPPESVMQDQAVVDAYLGKHHDTDLGDDSLLDDEVVEELAAEERVEDAEREEKR from the coding sequence ATGTCCGCTGAGCCCACTCCCACCCCCACCCGTGGCGCCGCCACCACGACCAACGGCCGGGACCGGGTCAAGGCCGACCTCGCCTTCGTCGAGCACCGGCCCGGGGTCCCCAAGCCCGACGCGATCGTCGTCGCCGACGACGTCACCCGGCACTTCGGTGGTATGACGGCCGTCGACGTCGAGCACCTCGAGGTGCAGCGCGGGGCGATCACCGCGCTCATCGGTCCCAACGGTGCCGGCAAGACGACGCTGTTCAACCTGCTCACCGGTTTCGACAAGCCGAGCACGGGCCGGTGGACGTTCGAGGAGCGTTCGCTGTCCGGGGTCCCTGCGGCGAAGGTCGCCCGCTCGGGCATGGTGCGCACGTTCCAGCTGACGAAGGCGCTCAGCCGCATGACCGTCATCGAGAACATGCGCCTGGGTGCCACCGGCCAGCCCGGGGAGAACATCGTCAAGGCGCTCGTGCCGCCGCTGTGGCGGGCGCGGGAGCGGGAGATCACCGAGCAGGCCGAGGAGCTCCTCGCCCGGTTCAAGCTCGACACCAAGCGCGACGACTACGCGGGCAGCCTGTCGGGCGGTCAGCGCAAGCTCCTCGAGATGGCCCGCGCGCTGATGAGCAAGCCGACCATGGTGATGCTGGACGAGCCGATGGCCGGGGTGAACCCGGCGCTGACGCAGTCGCTGCTGGGGCACATCCAGGCGCTGCGCGACGACGGCACCACGGTGCTGTTCGTCGAGCACGACATGCACATGGTCCGGCACATCTCCGACTGGGTCGTGGTGATGGCCGAGGGCCGCATCGTGGCGGAGGGACCGCCGGAGTCGGTCATGCAGGACCAGGCCGTCGTCGACGCGTACCTGGGCAAGCACCACGACACCGACCTGGGCGACGACAGCCTCCTGGACGACGAGGTCGTCGAGGAGCTCGCGGCCGAGGAGCGGGTCGAGGACGCCGAGCGCGAGGAGAAGCGATGA
- a CDS encoding ORC-CDC6 family AAA ATPase: MTGAFAETAITDQAPEQPGPRRLAMTSRAPVPQIRRQISPRAKARSDTVLAPWERWEVGLNHSNFVLNGRTLTVSAELRHIMSERLPTIGLATPAKVPAKSLHVSSDEYGRQCALTVFTGHDAPTTAELRGAARVAALVEGQGFASLVDVGSGYWEDSTDPSMAWVERWVRGLPLDTILTKRADEFSCTHLQRLMVDLAESMNALRAIGAVHGAMSSRNIILFRPQSNSLHPESYFTVVDLANARVLSEDEFADGRADAIRVEEDRAVLEILAHAHNTLIRNAELSRSQQGWLWQLGDFLVAASQDLESMAPIEPSTLLELAQNRSHAHGVSPSESSQLGDPFDYISAEHIASDELLYRIFADSCPWIDEVARPDPNLITGPRGCGKSMILRWLSIKTQLAGDPTGARLDALQVGAFYVSCTAEIQSQVAVFDSRAVALAAESKLIHYLNLVVAREVVATLQQMKVASRPEWGIDGRFSAFVFEFIREELAPGVVPIAGIDSLTQAYDIVAAQLRVAQEYLRGGRPPTRVTTPDFLNAMSSLLARETTFFAQHRVTFCLDDYSTHRVPEPVQQVLNRVIFGLRSANYIFKISAENRGFYPYDRANARIDVEREMKSINFGAAFVSLGSSESSGKALKFSSDLLANRLRAAGWKGTPQELLGATSKSNAQFAREASAAARDEGPRPMYAGLPCISDLCSGDMSTLLLVYRRIFDLGDVNRDSSALVAERVQNDAIRLISREMLQAIRTHEPHGQRMLTIAQEFCRLARFALEHGTVVEHGEAVPMKRTRIEIDGLSLPELELGNAAEGSVVKELIRRAIFIDLGPGDSRHAERVTTRLMMRRIYLPAFQLSLAKNGQFAWPEKQFLRFLQDPAGVRVAEQRKITRPQAHVDALFDDESLSGGDV; this comes from the coding sequence ATGACCGGAGCGTTCGCCGAGACCGCCATCACTGACCAAGCCCCCGAACAACCCGGCCCGCGGCGCCTCGCGATGACCTCCCGTGCACCCGTGCCTCAGATAAGGCGGCAGATCTCACCCAGGGCCAAAGCCCGCAGTGATACCGTGCTCGCACCTTGGGAACGATGGGAAGTCGGCTTGAACCACAGCAACTTCGTGCTGAACGGGCGGACTCTCACCGTCTCCGCTGAGTTGCGGCACATCATGAGCGAGCGGCTACCCACCATCGGCCTCGCTACACCTGCAAAGGTGCCGGCCAAGTCGCTGCACGTCTCTAGCGACGAGTACGGGCGTCAGTGCGCACTTACCGTGTTCACCGGTCACGATGCCCCCACAACTGCCGAGCTACGCGGTGCGGCCCGCGTGGCCGCTCTCGTCGAAGGTCAAGGGTTCGCAAGTCTGGTCGACGTCGGATCCGGGTACTGGGAGGACTCGACCGACCCGTCGATGGCCTGGGTTGAGAGATGGGTTCGAGGCCTCCCCCTTGACACGATCCTGACGAAGCGTGCCGACGAGTTCAGTTGCACCCATCTTCAGCGACTAATGGTCGACCTCGCCGAGAGCATGAACGCCCTGAGGGCAATCGGCGCTGTCCATGGCGCAATGAGTTCTCGAAACATAATCCTGTTCCGACCGCAATCCAACTCATTGCACCCTGAGAGTTACTTTACGGTCGTGGACCTTGCCAACGCGCGCGTGCTGTCTGAAGACGAGTTTGCAGACGGGCGCGCCGACGCTATCCGCGTTGAGGAAGATCGCGCAGTCCTGGAGATTTTGGCGCACGCTCACAACACCCTCATTCGTAATGCCGAACTGAGCCGGTCGCAGCAGGGTTGGCTTTGGCAACTCGGCGATTTCCTTGTAGCTGCAAGCCAAGACCTTGAGAGCATGGCGCCGATTGAGCCCAGCACGCTACTCGAGCTCGCGCAGAACCGCTCGCATGCCCATGGGGTGAGCCCGTCTGAATCCAGTCAATTGGGCGATCCATTCGACTACATCAGCGCCGAACACATCGCATCCGATGAACTGCTGTACCGCATCTTCGCCGACTCGTGCCCCTGGATTGACGAGGTCGCTCGCCCCGATCCGAACTTGATCACCGGTCCACGCGGCTGCGGAAAATCCATGATTCTCCGGTGGTTGAGCATCAAGACTCAGCTGGCCGGAGACCCTACCGGTGCCCGCCTCGATGCTCTCCAGGTTGGCGCCTTCTACGTGTCGTGCACCGCGGAGATCCAGAGTCAAGTCGCCGTATTCGATAGCCGCGCAGTTGCACTAGCTGCCGAATCGAAGTTGATCCACTACCTAAACCTCGTGGTGGCCAGAGAGGTCGTCGCCACACTTCAGCAGATGAAGGTGGCGAGTCGCCCTGAATGGGGCATCGACGGGCGCTTCAGCGCCTTTGTCTTCGAATTCATCCGGGAGGAACTCGCCCCGGGCGTCGTTCCGATAGCAGGGATCGACTCGCTGACCCAGGCGTACGACATCGTTGCAGCTCAACTACGCGTGGCACAGGAATACCTCCGCGGCGGCCGACCCCCGACGCGCGTGACGACACCGGACTTCCTGAACGCAATGTCTTCGCTCTTGGCCAGAGAGACGACATTCTTCGCGCAACACCGCGTGACCTTCTGCCTTGATGACTATTCGACGCACCGAGTTCCCGAACCGGTCCAGCAAGTGCTTAATCGAGTGATCTTTGGGCTGCGCAGCGCGAACTACATCTTCAAAATCTCGGCCGAGAACCGAGGCTTCTACCCGTATGACCGCGCCAACGCGCGAATCGACGTCGAACGAGAGATGAAGAGCATCAACTTCGGCGCCGCGTTCGTGTCACTCGGTTCAAGCGAAAGCAGCGGGAAGGCTCTCAAGTTCTCGAGTGACCTATTGGCGAATCGTCTGCGCGCTGCCGGGTGGAAGGGAACGCCCCAGGAACTCCTCGGTGCGACATCGAAGAGCAACGCGCAGTTTGCGCGGGAAGCAAGCGCCGCGGCCCGGGACGAAGGACCGAGGCCCATGTACGCTGGCCTTCCGTGCATTTCCGACCTTTGTTCCGGAGACATGTCAACGTTGCTGCTCGTTTACCGTAGGATATTTGACCTGGGCGACGTCAACCGGGACTCTAGCGCGCTGGTCGCGGAGCGCGTCCAGAACGACGCGATCCGTCTGATCTCCCGCGAGATGCTCCAAGCGATCCGCACCCACGAGCCGCATGGCCAGCGCATGCTTACGATCGCTCAGGAGTTCTGCCGGCTCGCACGATTCGCACTGGAGCACGGTACTGTCGTGGAGCATGGCGAAGCGGTCCCCATGAAGCGAACGCGAATCGAGATTGATGGACTCTCCTTACCCGAACTCGAACTCGGGAATGCCGCAGAGGGCAGTGTCGTAAAGGAGCTTATCCGGCGCGCGATCTTTATCGATTTGGGCCCAGGTGACTCGCGGCATGCGGAGCGAGTTACGACGCGCCTTATGATGAGGCGGATCTATCTCCCGGCATTCCAACTGAGCCTTGCCAAAAACGGTCAATTCGCCTGGCCCGAGAAGCAGTTCTTGCGGTTCCTTCAAGATCCCGCAGGCGTGCGTGTCGCCGAGCAGCGGAAGATCACGCGACCACAGGCGCACGTCGACGCCCTCTTTGACGACGAATCGTTGAGCGGGGGGGACGTGTGA
- a CDS encoding ANTAR domain-containing response regulator encodes MTTDETPDATEASAALDLSTPAAPAAAPSPSGRPARRAIVAEDEALIRMDVVETLRDAGFDVVGEAGDGETAVALATELKPDVVVMDVKMPELDGISAAERIGKAHLAPVVLLTAFSQTELVERARDAGAMAYVVKPFSPADLLPAVEIAISRYAQITALESEVADLAERFETRKRVDRAKGLLMTKMGLSEPESFRWIQKTSMDRRLTMREVADAVIEQVGAASD; translated from the coding sequence GTGACCACTGACGAGACACCTGACGCCACCGAGGCGAGCGCTGCGCTCGACCTCAGCACCCCTGCCGCCCCCGCTGCCGCTCCGAGCCCGTCCGGTCGCCCCGCGCGCCGCGCGATCGTGGCCGAGGACGAGGCCCTGATCCGCATGGACGTCGTCGAGACGCTGCGCGACGCGGGCTTCGACGTGGTCGGTGAGGCCGGCGACGGCGAGACGGCGGTGGCGCTGGCCACCGAGCTCAAGCCGGACGTCGTCGTCATGGACGTCAAGATGCCCGAGCTGGACGGCATCTCCGCGGCCGAGCGCATCGGCAAGGCGCACCTGGCGCCGGTCGTGCTGCTGACCGCGTTCTCGCAGACCGAGCTGGTCGAGCGGGCGCGGGACGCCGGCGCGATGGCCTACGTGGTCAAGCCGTTCTCCCCGGCGGACCTGCTGCCCGCGGTCGAGATCGCGATCTCGCGGTACGCGCAGATCACGGCCCTGGAGTCCGAGGTCGCAGACCTGGCCGAGCGGTTCGAGACGCGCAAGCGCGTCGACCGTGCCAAGGGCCTGCTGATGACGAAGATGGGCCTGAGCGAGCCGGAGTCCTTCCGGTGGATCCAGAAGACGTCGATGGACCGGCGCCTGACGATGCGCGAGGTCGCCGACGCCGTCATCGAGCAGGTCGGTGCCGCCTCGGACTGA
- a CDS encoding alpha/beta fold hydrolase: MEHGTTEWTESFVTVEGHEVFYRESAAVPDAVPIVHVHGFAISGTYMMPTARLLALRATNLVPDLPGYGRSARWDHTLGIPALAHALLATLDALGLDRVVLVGNSMGCPVILEVAHAAPERVDRVVLVSPAGGLANQPLTRAVGQLAVDARREDRRMARIAVPDYLQFGPVNAWNLFGELTRFPSLERLLKVSVPALAVIGSRDPLMPPPHRVREVGRIAPEHVTVALIEGAAHALNFSHPGELAHVITSWLDGREIVDDPDEPGFTRVLQIGRD, translated from the coding sequence GTGGAGCACGGCACGACGGAGTGGACCGAGAGCTTCGTGACCGTCGAGGGCCACGAGGTCTTCTACCGCGAGAGCGCGGCGGTCCCGGACGCGGTACCGATCGTGCACGTGCACGGCTTCGCGATCTCCGGCACCTACATGATGCCGACCGCGCGCCTGCTGGCCCTCCGGGCGACCAACCTTGTGCCCGACCTGCCCGGCTACGGCCGCAGCGCCCGCTGGGACCACACCCTGGGCATCCCGGCGCTGGCGCACGCCCTGCTGGCCACCCTGGACGCGCTCGGGCTCGACCGGGTCGTGCTCGTCGGCAACTCCATGGGGTGCCCGGTGATCCTCGAGGTCGCGCACGCCGCACCCGAGCGGGTCGACCGCGTGGTCCTCGTCTCGCCCGCCGGCGGGCTGGCCAACCAGCCGTTGACCCGGGCCGTCGGCCAGCTCGCGGTCGACGCGCGCCGCGAGGACCGCCGGATGGCCCGGATCGCCGTCCCGGACTACCTGCAGTTCGGTCCCGTCAACGCCTGGAACCTGTTCGGCGAGCTCACCCGGTTCCCCTCCCTCGAGCGGCTGCTCAAGGTCTCCGTGCCCGCGCTGGCGGTGATCGGCTCCCGCGACCCGCTGATGCCCCCGCCGCACCGCGTGCGCGAGGTCGGGCGCATCGCGCCGGAGCACGTCACGGTGGCCCTCATCGAGGGCGCCGCACACGCGCTCAACTTCTCCCACCCGGGTGAGCTCGCGCACGTGATCACGTCCTGGCTCGACGGCCGTGAGATCGTCGACGACCCCGACGAGCCCGGCTTCACCCGCGTGCTGCAGATCGGCCGGGACTGA
- a CDS encoding ABC transporter substrate-binding protein gives MMRSTHALRAAALAGAAALALAACASSSGTADDETTDSAAESSPLIVGTLLPQTGSLAFLGPPEIAGVDLAIEEINAAGGVLGADVTAEHTDSSDADHAEVATQSATELISKDVSVVIGAASSSVTLNVIDDITGANIVQISPANTATKLSGYSPFYFRTAPPDTVQGAALGNLITGDGHANVGFLVFNDDYGTSLRDVAQGTIEEAGATVTYGAKGAGQEFDPAASSFSTDITALVATKPDAVAVIAFEQTKQIIPELVAAGIPSSAIYLVDGNTADYSADFEAGTLEGAQGTIPGAFPSDEFQERLKGVDPSLTDFAYGPESYDATILAALAAVKGGATDGTTIQANMAAVSGADGGEECSTFADCVALLEDGSDITYKGQAGIGPFNADNDPSSAFIGVYKFGADNKNVWVKAVEGSVG, from the coding sequence ATGATGCGTTCGACACATGCACTGAGGGCTGCGGCCCTGGCAGGTGCCGCGGCACTCGCCCTGGCAGCGTGCGCCAGCAGCTCGGGCACCGCGGACGACGAGACGACGGACAGCGCCGCCGAGTCCAGCCCGCTGATCGTCGGCACGTTGCTGCCGCAGACGGGTTCGCTGGCCTTCCTCGGCCCGCCCGAGATCGCCGGCGTCGACCTGGCCATCGAGGAGATCAACGCGGCCGGAGGCGTCCTGGGCGCCGACGTGACCGCTGAGCACACCGACTCCTCGGATGCCGACCACGCTGAGGTCGCGACGCAGTCGGCCACCGAGCTGATCTCGAAGGACGTGTCCGTCGTCATCGGCGCGGCCTCGTCCTCCGTCACGCTCAACGTGATCGACGACATCACGGGCGCGAACATCGTGCAGATCTCGCCGGCGAACACCGCGACCAAGCTGTCCGGGTACTCGCCGTTCTACTTCCGCACCGCCCCGCCGGACACGGTCCAGGGCGCGGCGCTCGGCAACCTCATCACCGGTGACGGCCACGCGAACGTCGGCTTCCTCGTCTTCAACGACGACTACGGCACGTCGCTGCGTGACGTCGCCCAGGGGACCATCGAGGAGGCCGGTGCCACGGTCACCTACGGTGCCAAGGGTGCAGGCCAGGAGTTCGACCCGGCCGCCAGCTCCTTCTCGACGGACATCACGGCCCTCGTGGCCACGAAGCCCGACGCGGTCGCGGTGATCGCGTTCGAGCAGACCAAGCAGATCATCCCCGAGCTGGTCGCGGCGGGCATCCCGTCCTCGGCGATCTACCTGGTCGACGGCAACACGGCGGACTACTCGGCCGACTTCGAGGCCGGCACGCTCGAGGGTGCCCAGGGCACCATCCCGGGTGCGTTCCCGAGCGATGAGTTCCAGGAGCGCCTCAAGGGCGTCGACCCGTCGCTGACCGACTTCGCCTACGGGCCGGAGTCGTACGACGCGACGATCCTGGCCGCCCTCGCGGCGGTCAAGGGCGGGGCGACCGACGGGACGACGATCCAGGCCAACATGGCGGCCGTCTCGGGCGCCGACGGTGGCGAGGAGTGCTCCACGTTCGCCGACTGCGTCGCCCTCCTCGAGGACGGTTCGGACATCACGTACAAGGGTCAGGCGGGCATCGGCCCGTTCAACGCGGACAACGACCCGTCCTCGGCGTTCATCGGCGTCTACAAGTTCGGCGCCGACAACAAGAACGTCTGGGTGAAGGCCGTGGAGGGCTCGGTCGGCTGA
- a CDS encoding ABC transporter ATP-binding protein: MSTTTAGDVAVHRGAPEGNPLLAATDVFAGYLPGVDILNGCNLVVHPGELVGIIGPNGAGKSTLLKALFGLVRIREGSVTLKDEDITNHRADSLVRRGVGFVPQTNNVFPSLSIEENLQMGLYQAPKRFEERFAFIVDLFPTLGDRRKQRAGSLSGGERQMVAMARALMMDPSVLLLDEPSAGLSPVRQDETFIRTRKINKAGVSVVIVEQNARRALQICDRAYVLDQGRNAYSGPGRELMNDPKVIELYLGTLAADVEAAASAAPTAEPEA, from the coding sequence ATGAGCACCACCACCGCGGGCGACGTCGCCGTGCACCGAGGCGCACCCGAGGGCAACCCCCTGCTGGCGGCCACCGACGTGTTCGCCGGCTACCTGCCCGGGGTCGACATCCTCAACGGCTGCAACCTCGTGGTGCACCCCGGTGAGCTGGTCGGCATCATCGGCCCGAACGGCGCCGGCAAATCGACGCTCCTGAAGGCCCTGTTCGGCCTGGTGCGTATCCGGGAGGGGTCCGTGACCCTCAAGGACGAGGACATCACCAACCACCGTGCCGACTCCCTGGTGCGCCGTGGCGTGGGTTTCGTGCCGCAGACGAACAACGTGTTCCCCTCGCTCAGCATCGAGGAGAACCTGCAGATGGGCCTCTACCAGGCGCCCAAGCGGTTCGAGGAGCGGTTCGCGTTCATCGTCGACCTGTTCCCCACGCTGGGCGACCGGCGCAAGCAGCGTGCGGGCTCGCTGTCCGGCGGCGAGCGGCAGATGGTCGCGATGGCCCGCGCGCTCATGATGGACCCGTCCGTGCTGCTGCTGGACGAGCCGTCGGCGGGCCTGTCCCCCGTGCGTCAGGACGAGACGTTCATCCGGACCCGCAAGATCAACAAGGCGGGCGTCTCGGTCGTCATCGTCGAGCAGAACGCCCGTCGGGCGCTGCAGATCTGCGACCGGGCGTACGTGCTCGACCAGGGACGCAATGCCTACTCCGGGCCGGGGCGTGAGCTCATGAACGACCCGAAGGTCATCGAGCTGTACCTGGGCACCCTCGCAGCCGACGTGGAGGCGGCTGCCTCGGCCGCACCGACCGCCGAACCCGAGGCCTGA
- a CDS encoding branched-chain amino acid ABC transporter permease — MDWSGILTNAAGEIFAPTTAAYALAAVGLNVHFGLTGLMNMGQAGFLLIGAYGFAIATIAGWPLWAAVLVAIAAAVVFAVMLGIPTLKLRGDYLAIVTIAAAEIVRLVGRSTALTELTGASSGLRGNEYKDTFQALSPFPDTTLAIGPFEYSTNMSNSWWVRLVGWGVVALACLFVWLLLRSPWGRVLKGIREDEDAVRSLGKNVYSYKMQSLVLGGVFGALAGIIYVLPRAVQPDSMGRPMTFFIWTILLLGGAATVFGPVLGSIIFWVALMLIKSVLRAGVPESIMRTEQIEQFGWIVVGVTLMLLVIFRPQGILGDKKELAIDVR, encoded by the coding sequence ATGGACTGGTCCGGCATCCTCACCAACGCCGCGGGCGAGATCTTCGCCCCGACGACCGCCGCCTACGCGCTCGCCGCGGTCGGCCTCAACGTGCACTTCGGGCTCACCGGCCTGATGAACATGGGGCAGGCTGGCTTCCTGCTCATCGGTGCGTACGGCTTCGCCATCGCCACGATCGCCGGCTGGCCGCTGTGGGCAGCGGTCCTCGTGGCCATCGCGGCCGCCGTCGTGTTCGCCGTCATGCTGGGCATCCCGACGCTGAAGCTGCGGGGCGACTACCTGGCGATCGTCACGATCGCCGCGGCGGAGATCGTCCGCCTCGTCGGTCGTTCGACGGCGCTGACCGAGCTCACCGGCGCCTCGTCCGGCCTGCGCGGCAACGAGTACAAGGACACCTTCCAGGCGCTGTCGCCCTTCCCCGACACGACGCTCGCGATCGGGCCGTTCGAGTACTCGACGAACATGTCGAACTCGTGGTGGGTGCGCCTGGTCGGCTGGGGGGTCGTCGCGCTCGCCTGCCTCTTCGTCTGGCTGCTGCTGCGCTCACCGTGGGGCCGGGTGCTCAAGGGCATCCGCGAGGACGAGGACGCCGTGCGCTCGCTCGGCAAGAACGTCTACTCCTACAAGATGCAGTCGCTCGTGCTCGGCGGGGTGTTCGGCGCACTGGCGGGCATCATCTACGTCCTGCCCCGGGCCGTGCAGCCCGACTCGATGGGACGCCCGATGACGTTCTTCATCTGGACGATCCTGCTGCTGGGCGGTGCCGCGACCGTGTTCGGGCCCGTGCTCGGGTCGATCATCTTCTGGGTCGCGCTCATGCTCATCAAGTCGGTCCTGCGAGCCGGCGTCCCCGAGTCGATCATGCGGACCGAGCAGATCGAGCAGTTCGGCTGGATCGTCGTCGGCGTCACGCTCATGCTCCTCGTGATCTTCCGACCACAGGGGATCCTCGGCGACAAGAAGGAGCTGGCGATCGATGTCCGCTGA